From a region of the Castanea sativa cultivar Marrone di Chiusa Pesio chromosome 10, ASM4071231v1 genome:
- the LOC142613066 gene encoding uncharacterized protein LOC142613066 has product MVSMQPPLSPDRRKEIPEFENLSKKRKLEESQTEQIFEKRSKAEGTKSIFDIEQHLETPLPLEWQRCLDVQSGQIHFYNSRTHKRTSKDPRKSPEPASPDDHMSLDLRLNLPCESLRKSHVEDKFPKHNSGSPALGSGDLFMESSTPKKKLGGLTSTPSWLAFEGDHQEMVATVCTKCHILVMLCKSSPACPNCKFMHPPDHSPPTLFKRRCTLLF; this is encoded by the exons ATGGTTTCTATGCAACCACCCCTTTCTCCAGATCGAAGAAAGGAAATCCCAGAGTTTGAGAATTTATCAAAGAAGAGAAAGTTAGAAGAGTCACAAACAGAACAAATTTTTGAGAAGAGATCAAAAGCTGAAGGCACAAAGTCTATATTTGATATCGAGCAACACCTAGAGACTCCATTACCTTTGGAGTGGCAACGATGCCTTGATGTTCAG TCAGGTCAGATACACTTTTACAATTCGAGGACCCATAAGAGAACATCAAAAGATCCAAGGAAGAGTCCTGAACCAGCGAGTCCTGATGATCATATGAGCTTAGACCTCAGGCTGAACCTACCATGCGAGTCACTCAGAAAGAGCCATGTGGAAGACAAATTCCCCAAGCATAATTCAGGTAGTCCTGCACTTGGTTCAGGTGATCTATTCATGGAATCCAGCACACCAAAGAAAAAATTGGGAGGGTTAACAAGTACTCCATCGTGGTTGGCATTTGAAGGGGATCACCAAGAGATGGTAGCAACTGTGTGCACAAAGTGTCACATTTTGGTCATGCTTTGCAAGTCCTCTCCTGCATGCCCTAACTGTAAATTCATGCACCCACCAGATCATAGCCCTCCGACCCTATTCAAGAGAAGGTGTACCCTCTTGTTCTAG